The DNA region CTCGAACAACGACTCGGAACCATGGGCGAGCTGTTCGGCGTGGTCCGCCAGGTCGCGGGCGACATGCAGGCCCACGTCTGGGAATCAGTGACGAGTTCGCAGCTCCCGGACCGCGAGAAACTGCTCGAGAGACTCGGCCGAGGCAAGGAACTCCCGAAGACGGACGATCTCGAGAAGCTCTGGTTCGAGCTTCAGCGCGAGATGACCGAGCAGGGGAAGATCGTAAGCTACACGACCAACGTGCTCACGATGGACGGCGACGAGCACCCGCGCGAGGTAGTCCGCGCGGGTGTGTTCTCGGTCATTTCGGATGACAAGTACCTGGTCTGGGACCCGGATATCCAGAAGGTCCGCGAACTGAGCCGCCAGCCCCCGACGCGCTACCTCCAGACCGTAGGTCCGTACCAGGACAACACGGGTGAAGGCTTCACTCTCCTCGCGGTCGATCCGTCGCGCGGCTCGCTGCTCAACGCTCTGCTCGATTCCCCGAGCCCGACGGAGCGAGTCCAACAGGGCGGCTATGTCGGTTACGCAATCATTGTGATCGGCATCTTCGCGGGGGTGGTAGGAATCTCGAAATTGGTGACGCTGTCCCAGACGAACCGCAAGGTGAAGGCCCAACGCCTCCGCAACGACGCGAACCCGGACAACCCATTGGGTCGCGTGCTCCAGGTCTACGCGCAAAACCCGACGCTCGACCCCGAGGCCCTCGAGTTGCGGCTCGACCAGCAGGTGATCGAAGAGGCGGACCAACTGGACCACAACATGTGGATCGTGCGCGTGGTCTCCGTGGTCGCGCCGCTCATGGGCCTGCTCGGTACCGTGACCGGAATGATCAAGACCTTTCAAGCGATCACAATGTTTGGAGCCGGCGACCCGAAGATGATGGCGGGAGGCATCTCGGAAGCACTGGTCACGACCATGTTGGGACTCATCACGGCCGCGCCGCTCGTGCTGCTCTACGCGTTCATCTCGACCAGCCGCAAGCGGATCCTCGCGGTTCTGATGGGTCAGAGCGCCGGCCTGGTAGCGATGCGGATCGAAGAGCCCAATGTCTGAGATCGAGGCATATGCGGCGGTCCGCGACTTCGTTGAGACCGGGGGCGACGTGCTCCTTGTCATCGGAGTGGTGACCTTCTGGATGTGGATATTGATCCTAGAGCGCTACTGGTTCTTCTTCTGGGTTCACCCCGGGTCCGCAGATCAGGTTCAGCTAGAATGGGACGCGCGCGAGGACCATAAGAGCTGGGGCGCCCACAAGATTCGGCTACTGCTCCTCACGGACGTGGATATCGAACTCCAGCGCGGGCTTCAGATTATTGTGTCGCTGGTAGCGCTGTGCCCGATGCTGGGGCTGCTGGGAACCGTCACCGGCATGATCGAGGTGTTCGACGTAATGGCGAGTTCCGGCAGCGGAAATGTGCGCGGTATGGCCGGAGGCATTTCAAAGGCGACACTGCCGACAATGGCGGGAATGATGGCGGCGCTCTCCGGGCTGGTTTTCAGCGTTCAGCTCGAGCGTCGCGCGAAAAAAGAAGGCCGGCTGATGTCGGATCGACTGATCACCACGCACGTTTGAGCACTACACAGAGCTCGATAAAGTTCGTACAGCGAAGGCCCGAAGGAGAGACTCGATAGATGCGGATGAACATGAACCAATTCGACGACGATAATGAAAACGAGGTGGATCTCACGCCGATGCTCGACGTCGTGTTCATCATGCTGATCTTCTTCATCGTGACGGCTTCCTTCGTGAAGGAGTCCGGGATCGAGGTCAACAAGCCGAACGCGGTGACGGCCGAGCGCAAGGAAAAGGGCAACATCCTCGTAGCGATTTCAGCGGACAACCAAATCTGGATCGACCGACGCCAGGTCGACCCGCGGGCGTTGCGGGCGAACATCGAGCGCATGCACGCGGAAAACCCGAATGGCGCCGTTGTGATCCAGGCTGACACCGAGAGCAAGAACGGGTTGCTCGTCCTGGTGATGGACGCGGCACGCCAGGCAGGCGTGAAGAGCGTGTCGATCGCCGCCGAAGTGGTTGAGTAGGTGCATGGCAATTCGACTTCTTTCAGTGACGATGGTGGCAGCGGCCATCACTTTTTCGCTCTTCTGGGCTATGCAGGCGCTAGTTGGAGTCGCTTGGGAGGCGATCGAAGCAAAGCCAGCACTCTCGATAGACTTTGTCCGGTTAAAGCGCGATACCTCGGCCGAGACAAAGAAGCGCGAGATCCCGGACCGGAAGAAGCCCGAAGCGCCGCCGCCGCCGCCGCAGATCAGCGTCACCGAGAACCTGAACCCCGACGATACGGCGGGCATGATCGTTCCCATGATCGAAGGCACACTCGATCTGGCGATTGCCGACCTGGGTACCGGGGGCTCCGACCGCGATGTGGTACCGCTGGTGCGCATCAAACCCCAGTACCCGATGAGCGCGAAGCAGCGCGGCATCGAGGGCTGGGTCGAACTCATGTACACGATCACGAAGGCAGGCACGGTCAAGGACATCAGAGTTACCGCCTCCCATCCTGGATCGATCTTCAACAAGTCTGCAGTTCAGGCTGTGAGTAAGTGGAAGTACAATGCCAAAGTCGAGCAGGGAGTCGCAGTAGAGCGACCCGGTGTCCGGCAGCGAATCAAGTTCCAGCTACCGAGGTGACAAGATGAAGCGGTGGACCCTATCTCTGATTTCCTGCGCTTCGATTCTGGCATTGCTTTTGATCGCCACTCCATCGATCGCCGAGGATGAGCTCGACCTCGAAGCCATAGGCGAGGAACGTGCTGAGAAGCGCGAGCGGTACAAGATACGCAAGCTCACCCAGGAGCGTCTCAACCCCGTAACCGAGTTCATCGAGGATGGGCAGTACGACGACGCCCGCATCAAGCTCGAAAAAATGAAGTTCAAACGCTTGAACGCGAATGAGCTGGCGTCCACGTACAAGTTCCTGGCATACGCCCATATGGGGCTGGAGCAACAAGGGAGGGCCGTTGGGTTCTTCGAAAAGGTGCTCGAGCAAGAAATCGTGCCCGTCCCTGACGAGGCCATCATTCGCTTCACCATCACGCAGATCCACGCGGGGAACCAAAATTGGGAGAAGGTCGAGAAATCCCTGCACGAATGGTTCAAATACGTAGACAAATCAAAGCTGAACGGAAACGGCCATTTCCTGCTCTCCATCTCGCACTACCGGCGCGACCAGTTCGACAAGGCGCTGGTTCCCGCGCTGAAGGCCCTGGAACTTTCAGGTAAGAAACCGCAAGAGCGCTTTCTGCAGTTGGTCGCCGCACTTTACCTTCAGACGGAGGACTACAGCAGCAGCATTCCCATCCTCGAGTCGCTGCTGACCAACTATCCAAAGAAGCAGTACTGGATACAACTCGCACTCATCTACGGCGCCGAAGGAGATTACGGAGGCGCCCTGCGCATCCAGCAACTTGCGTACACGCAGAATCTGCTCACCAAAAATGACGAGCTGCGCCGACTGGCGCGCACTCTCCTATACCATCAGCTGCCCTACTCGGCGGCTCAGGTGCTCGAGCGCGGCCTCGAAGAAAACCAGATCGAGATGGACCGCGATGTGCTCGAGCTTCTCGGGAACTCGTGGATCGCGGCCCGGGAGTACGAAAGATCCCTCGGTCCGCTCCAGCGGGCGGCAGACATGGCGGATGACGGAAGCCTCTACCTGCGCCTCGGGCAGGTCCGTGTACAGCGCGAGGACTGGACGGAGGCGACGGCGCTCATTGAGAAGGCACTCAAGAAGGGCGGCC from Myxococcales bacterium includes:
- a CDS encoding tetratricopeptide repeat protein, which encodes MKRWTLSLISCASILALLLIATPSIAEDELDLEAIGEERAEKRERYKIRKLTQERLNPVTEFIEDGQYDDARIKLEKMKFKRLNANELASTYKFLAYAHMGLEQQGRAVGFFEKVLEQEIVPVPDEAIIRFTITQIHAGNQNWEKVEKSLHEWFKYVDKSKLNGNGHFLLSISHYRRDQFDKALVPALKALELSGKKPQERFLQLVAALYLQTEDYSSSIPILESLLTNYPKKQYWIQLALIYGAEGDYGGALRIQQLAYTQNLLTKNDELRRLARTLLYHQLPYSAAQVLERGLEENQIEMDRDVLELLGNSWIAAREYERSLGPLQRAADMADDGSLYLRLGQVRVQREDWTEATALIEKALKKGGLEDEGRAQLLLGISHYSDDHTESARSAFLLAQKHESSRKDAKAWLDHIARQIREEG
- a CDS encoding energy transducer TonB; amino-acid sequence: MAIRLLSVTMVAAAITFSLFWAMQALVGVAWEAIEAKPALSIDFVRLKRDTSAETKKREIPDRKKPEAPPPPPQISVTENLNPDDTAGMIVPMIEGTLDLAIADLGTGGSDRDVVPLVRIKPQYPMSAKQRGIEGWVELMYTITKAGTVKDIRVTASHPGSIFNKSAVQAVSKWKYNAKVEQGVAVERPGVRQRIKFQLPR
- a CDS encoding MotA/TolQ/ExbB proton channel family protein; translated protein: MRLQCQMLIGRGALVALLTLTFFVTAAGAQEPTNGIKVEASSLDELLDMVKTGFRLEREATQKRETIFVQAKDLQEELLREIEGRVATEEARAERLETTFAINEENLAKLEDNLEQRLGTMGELFGVVRQVAGDMQAHVWESVTSSQLPDREKLLERLGRGKELPKTDDLEKLWFELQREMTEQGKIVSYTTNVLTMDGDEHPREVVRAGVFSVISDDKYLVWDPDIQKVRELSRQPPTRYLQTVGPYQDNTGEGFTLLAVDPSRGSLLNALLDSPSPTERVQQGGYVGYAIIVIGIFAGVVGISKLVTLSQTNRKVKAQRLRNDANPDNPLGRVLQVYAQNPTLDPEALELRLDQQVIEEADQLDHNMWIVRVVSVVAPLMGLLGTVTGMIKTFQAITMFGAGDPKMMAGGISEALVTTMLGLITAAPLVLLYAFISTSRKRILAVLMGQSAGLVAMRIEEPNV
- a CDS encoding biopolymer transporter ExbD; this encodes MRMNMNQFDDDNENEVDLTPMLDVVFIMLIFFIVTASFVKESGIEVNKPNAVTAERKEKGNILVAISADNQIWIDRRQVDPRALRANIERMHAENPNGAVVIQADTESKNGLLVLVMDAARQAGVKSVSIAAEVVE
- a CDS encoding MotA/TolQ/ExbB proton channel family protein; this translates as MSEIEAYAAVRDFVETGGDVLLVIGVVTFWMWILILERYWFFFWVHPGSADQVQLEWDAREDHKSWGAHKIRLLLLTDVDIELQRGLQIIVSLVALCPMLGLLGTVTGMIEVFDVMASSGSGNVRGMAGGISKATLPTMAGMMAALSGLVFSVQLERRAKKEGRLMSDRLITTHV